The DNA region CACGGGAAGCCAGGGGGTGGCACGGGCCATGAAACAGAGTTCGCACATGTATACGTTGCCGATACCGGCCAGATTGCGCTGGTCCAGCAACGCCTCCCCGAGCGGTCGGCCCGGCGCGGACAGAAGGTTGTGCTCCGCGGTGTCCGGAGCCCAGTCAGGACCCAGGAGATCGGGACCCAGGTGTCCGACGGCCCGGGCCTCGTCCTGGGTGCGGAGGAGTTCCAGCACGGGCAGGCGGTAGCCGACGGCCGTGCGCCGCGCCGTCTCCAGGACGGCGCGGATCTGGTGTGCGGGGCCGCCGCGCCAGCGTTGGCCTGGGGCGTAGAGGTGCCAGGCGCCGTCCATACGCAGATGGCTGTGGAGCGTGAGGCCGTCCTCGAGACGGGTGAGCAGGTGTTTTCCGCGGGCGGTGACGTCCAGGACGGTGCGGCCGCTCAGGTCGGCGGTGGCGAACCGGGGGACCCGCAGATCGGAACGGGTCAGGACCTGGCCCGCGAGCGCGGTGTCGAGACGCTTGGCCGTCTGCTGGACGGTGTCACCTTCGGGCATGCCTCCATGATGCGTGGCCCGGCAGGCGGACGGTTCACGCCGGACCGGTCGTTCCCGCCGGTCAGGTCCCGCGCCGGGTCCGGTCAGGTCCCGCGTCGGGTCAGTTTCCGGCGGTCGGGTTCGCTTCCCTCCGGCCGTCCGCGGGATGCCGTGCGGGGACGGTGACGCGGGGCACCCTGGAGGCCGCACTCCGAGGGGCACCGGTCAGGCGCGCAGGCGCAGGCCCCTCGGTGTGGCGAGGAATCCGGCGGCCTCCAGGGTGCGGCCCAGCAGCGAGGTGAGGGACGAGGCCCCGTTGGTGCGCTCCACCGTGACGGTGCCCAGCGTCCCCGCGCGGGCCGCTGCCGCGAGCGCCTCCGCCGCGGCGGCGAGCGACGGATCGCCGGGGTCGGCGGCCCAGGCCAGCAGGGACTTGCCGCCGCGCTCCATGTACA from Streptomyces sp. NBC_01754 includes:
- a CDS encoding Fpg/Nei family DNA glycosylase, which encodes MPEGDTVQQTAKRLDTALAGQVLTRSDLRVPRFATADLSGRTVLDVTARGKHLLTRLEDGLTLHSHLRMDGAWHLYAPGQRWRGGPAHQIRAVLETARRTAVGYRLPVLELLRTQDEARAVGHLGPDLLGPDWAPDTAEHNLLSAPGRPLGEALLDQRNLAGIGNVYMCELCFMARATPWLPVGELPPATVTRLVRTAKQLLEANRDSPVRTTTAPVASSAPGRPDRMREARRFRDRLFVYGRGGRPCPRCGTPVRRVERDRRPTYWCPGCQTGPTP